One Dysosmobacter welbionis DNA segment encodes these proteins:
- a CDS encoding TnpV protein, whose product MIAGQNRKGALNMELTYRTEGDYRLPNLEAPEAPKVGKYGMLRRSYLQTHRNAYYTGMLLSGRLNAHLEKIDRQATEMVEQLMARMAREQGVTEELKASDQMKWVGLMNNIRAAAEEVALTELVYADT is encoded by the coding sequence ATGATAGCAGGACAAAACAGGAAAGGAGCATTGAACATGGAACTGACATACCGGACGGAGGGCGACTACCGCCTGCCCAATCTGGAAGCGCCGGAGGCCCCGAAGGTCGGAAAATATGGGATGCTGCGGCGCAGTTACCTTCAGACCCACAGGAACGCCTACTACACGGGGATGCTCCTCAGCGGCAGGCTGAACGCCCATCTGGAGAAGATCGACCGGCAGGCCACGGAGATGGTGGAGCAGTTGATGGCGCGGATGGCGCGGGAGCAGGGCGTGACGGAGGAGCTGAAGGCCAGCGATCAGATGAAGTGGGTGGGCCTGATGAACAACATCCGGGCAGCAGCGGAGGAAGTGGCGCTGACAGAGCTGGTCTACGCGGACACATAA